The genomic interval GCCTACCTCCACTCTCACAGGGAACCTGCGTGCTTCCCTGACATCAGCAAGAGAAGATCGAGAGTGGGAAGAATCGTGGACACCTTCAGGGtggaagggagctcaggaggtctctagtgcaaTCTCCTTGCTCCCAGGAAGGTCAGCGCTGAGGGTGAGAGCAGGGTGCTCTGGGCTTCCTCCAGTCTGGTGTTGGAAGCCTCCAAGGGAAGAGactgcccagcctctctgggcaaccacttGCAATGCTTGACCATCCGtgtagtggaaaagcttttccttgtctCCTGCACAAATGTCTCTTCTTTCCACAtaggcccattgtctcttgtcctcccaccatgcaccctgGTGAAGAGCCTGCTTCCATCTTCTTGAGGACCTCCTTGTAGCCATTGGAAGGCTGCCTATGAGAtccctccaaagccatctcttctccaagtgGAACAAGCCCCATTTCCTCACAGCTCCAGCTCCCCGACTCTTGTGAGGGCCCTCAGCTGAATTCGCTCCCAGTTATCAACCTCTTCTGGGGACCCAGCACGAGATACAGTGTTCTATCTGGGGTCTAATGCATACTGACTAGCAGGTGATCATTTCCCTCGACCTCCTCGCTATGCTCCTGGTCCTACAGCCCCCAATActtctggccttctttgctgccagggaatgCTGCTGCCTCATCTTTGGCCTCTTTTCCActaggaccctcaggtccttttccacacagctgcTCCCCAAGCACCCAGGCCCCAGCCTGTAAAACCAGCCTGTAACTGCAGGGGCAAGAGCTGACATTTGTCCTGGCTGAATTTCTGgaggttcctgacagcccatgcctcctgcctgtctagggccctctgaatggcaccccTCCAGCAAAGGACTgggcccccccacctcccacctgGGTCATTTTCAAGTATGAGGAGTGTTGCCTCCTCTGTGTCACTAATCAAGAAGATAAACAGGACAAGTTCCTGGAGACATCAGTggtgctccccttctccctggcctccaggaagagcaCGACACATTCaccactgccctctgagcctGATCAGCCAAGCAGCTTTTTAGACATCCAGTTGTTTACTCTTCTGGACTGTAACGTTCTAACATGCATGCAAGActattgtgggagacagtgtcaaacacCTGGCTAAAGTCTAGGTGAAAGACCTTGTGGCCTTTCTTGAAGACAGAggtaacatttgcctttctccagtcaatGGGACTTCACCCCatctccacaacctttccaagatgatagtgagTGGCCTTGCTGCGACAGCagtcagctctcacagcctcctcaTGTGCAACCCATCCAACCTCATTGGCGTGTATAGTTTGAGTTCTCCCAAGTCATCCCCCACTAGCCTCATCCACTGTTGGTGGTTTTTGTCCTCTGGAGTCTGGAGCCAAGGCACAACAGCCTGGGAGACCttgcttgggaaaactgaagctaacaaggggtggagttcctcccacctctctgcatctgctgctacaAGGTTCCCTGCCCCATGTAGCAGTGAGCCCACCTTTTCCTTTTGAGTCTTTGATTCTTACTGAGgtggtagcagctcttcttcaggccCTTGACGTCCCCTGCAAGTGCCAATCCTAGGGGAGccttggcttccctaacaccctGCCTGTGATGCTGGACAATGGGGATGCAAAGGGATGCTGGCTcccttgcagcctctccctccttctgcttctgggaTGCTGCCTGACTGCCCTGGAGCTAAGGTGTGAGGTCTCTGTTTAGCCACGCTGGTCCTCTGAGGTATCTACTAGTTTTCTTTAGTATCATGATGGATCATTTTTGTGCTTGGcaggtgctgtcctcaaagacctgttggctttcctgagctcctgggccTTTCCAAGCTGCTTCCCATGGGTTCCCTGACCACTCCCCAGAAAAGGTcgaagtctgctcttctgaacgCCAGGGCCTGTGCCCTCTGACTATCCTTCCTCATTCCCCTCAGCATTTGGGACTCCCTTGATTCTCACCCCCTTGAGGGGTGAGAGGGACTTTGGGAGGGACTTTCCCAAAAGGCTGTGGAGGGATTCAGTAGTCTGggcacaggcagaaaacatgagatgccctgaggtgtttggccagcaagcactccaaaggggcatggctttcctgcagGGGCCATGGAGTacctgctagaagcatgcagttgtgctgcacaccccaggcatctgacatggccctgccagcctatttctgtgtcactgcctcaagtgtctgcatggaattacatcagctgttttgcaatgcagggatcttcatatgtctcagcttcctcctgAGTAGAGCTCTAGTTGTCCTAGGCATCTAGTGTCATTTCTGATGGCCAAAGAAATTCCCCACCAGACAGCCACctcatgctctagaaggatgcaggGGCCCCAGttcctccatcagagcaagcagacactggcacaagccttggaccacctctgtctcttccaatgtcaccaggtttttgtgtgtgggcaactgactcccaccctccacctCCAGGGATTATAACAGGAGCTTAGACAAGCATCTTGCCTTCAAACATCtctgttgggcacacttcaggttgggcaaggggaatcccacctcctgtgtgtttgtggaattCATGGGAGGGGTCTGAATCCCACGCCACCCAGGGGCTTCCAAACCAGCATGTGGCGCCCAgatcatctgaatgaaaacctgaaccatgagtAAATGAACTCCCCTCCGGTccccttctaggtgtcctgcctaggtaagagAAGGCAATGGGGACCTCCAAGGTTGGGACATTTCCACCATAGAGAGTTATCCTGtgatgaaataaactgcaatgtTGGAATCAGTCTCTGTCCACTCCTTAGCAGAGGACGCTAGGTGATTATTTTAGTTTACCTCAGTGGATATTTCCAGGAAGAAGGAGCCTGAGGGACAGAGAAATTCacgcctgcagctgtgtccctgctcctgagtggggccaggctcctgggacagagggagctggtggcaccgtggcagcagtgcccatgtgcccagctgtgtgcaggagcagctcctctgccaagagcagcagggctgtgggcactgcctgctgctgctgagaggagctgcgagaaggcagagagaagtgaaaggcagtgtggagtgggaggagagaggagagctccttgtgggagacatcttcccagcctttTGCATGGTAAGTGtctgggagaagagggagagaggcttcagagcagggatgtcctgccccactgtccccgggacagggcgtgctgcttccttgtgccggggctggtgcaggggtgtgaagctggggtatagtcccaggtgcagtgtccctgccaccgcggggtgttgtgtgcccggggcagtgactctgctgcctgcacgggtcagcactcagcctgcctgggcagcaagctgtggtgctgcagggagaaggtctgggtgggaggagggaccccccagcagggcaggttcattgtcccactgagagggtgctgcgtgggtcagggctgctctcagctccagctcatTCACAGGACTTTTTTGGAGGGGACTTTCCAAAAGGAAGGTCAAAGCAGGGCATgcatgaaagggaaggagcttccaATGAGTCTTGTGCTGTCGGGGGAGAGACGTGGGGCCAGAGAAAGAGCTCCCTGCAGGGACGgctccaggcagcagagtcatGGGCAAGGTGTGAGAGGAAACAGCTCcaaagcctcctctcctctcccacccagcacagccctctgctctcaAGGCTCTGAGGTCCAGGGCAGGAGCATTTTCCTCATCAGCCAGACATCCAGGAGAGGCGACACTCCTGAgtgcccctctctccctccctgcccctgcctccctcagcacaAATATCCTcatactgctctgtgtttcccacatgtccctgctgcccttgtccttccccttggactctctgGGCAGGGGGGTTTCTGATGCACTTCAGACACTGACCCTGCAAGTCCTACCACGCAGAGGTGTCCTTGACACCAGGGTGCCCAAGTGCCCCTCTAACCTGTGGGGCTGTGGGCAATGCAGAGGGCTGGGAATGAGCCAACTCTCTCTTCAGCACCCCCCATCctcaggacatccagctgcttccctggggtgtgtggctgggctgcaagctgccctccagaagggcacagctctcccaTTACAGCCAGGTGCCCCATGGAGAAGCTGCCTAGATACTGGGGCCACGGAGGTGCAGCTGGGCATCTGGATGTGGACAGCGGGAAGGAGCCCGATGTGTTCCTGGCTGGAAGGGCAGGGCTGAGACCTGCCTCGCTTACCCTCAGAAAGAGCGCTGGTGTGCACTTTgggaggggattcctctgctctccacgGTGTCATTTCTTTTTAGGGTAACACGAGTGCAACTGTCCTCCACCTCCGAGGGGTGAGCCCcgggcagctgggaacaaggcagaggaccaggccagctctcctctccctgcactaAAGCCCGAGTGAATCCTTTGGCCTCTCAGATATCACGGCTGGTCACTCTGCAGCAAGAATGCGGAGGAAAACCTTAACACTAttaatgaatccttttttttagaactagccgtgaagatgctgaaaatccCTTCAACACTATGACTGGATTATACCTGACTAGAAGTGGGAGTATAAAAGTTTAGTCCCCGTGTCTCCCATCTACGCAGTGCTGTAggtcagggctggctgctctggagccctcgggcagaggcccctgctcctcgTGGCACACTCAGCCATCACAAAGCAGAGCTCAGGCCACGGAGCTCAGTGACGGTGCTGCTGGGATGGGAGGAggcaatgtgtgtgtgtttgggggaggttatgggaaagttttgctcagagaaggGTGTCCTAAGTTATCACTGTCTTtttcctaggacagtcctccATGTCCGGAGAGAGCAaagtgtccaacagcagctccttcaaccagttcctcctcctggcatttgcagacacacgggagctgcagctcttgcacttctcgctcttcctgggcatctgcctggctgccctcctggccaacggcctcatcatcacagctgtagcctgcgaccaccacctccacacccccatgtacttcttacTCCTCAACctctccctcctcgacctgggctccatctccaccactgtccccaaatccatggccaattctctgagggacaccagggccatttcctatgcaggatgtgctgcccaggtctttttcttctttttcttatgttcagccgAGTATtgtctcctcacagtcatggcctatgaccgctatgttgccatctgcagacccctgcactatgctatgctcatggacaccagagcttgtgttaaaatggcagcagctgcctgggccactggttttctcaatgctctcctgcacactgccaacacattttccattcctctctgccaaggcaatgtcgtggaccagttcttctgtgagattccacagatcctcaagctctcctgctcacactcctacctcagggaagtggggcttattgtGCTTTCTCTTGGATTAGCTTTGGgctgtttcgttttcattgtgctgtcctacgtgcagatcttcagagctgtgctgaggatgccctctgagcagggaaggcacaaagccttctccatgtgcctccctcacttGTCCGTGGTCTCTCTGTTCATCAGCACTGGcctttttgcctacctgaagcccccctccatgtcctccccagctctggatctggtggtggccgtTCTGTACTCAGTGGTGCCTCCAACAGTGAACCCGctcatctacagcatgaggatCAAAGAGCTCAAGGATGCTCTGGAGAAACTCTTTCAATCAGTACAATGTTAGCATCGATAACTGTCCCATTGCTTCATCTCATCATTCCCAGGGTATTTTTGGTCACGGCTATGACTTGTTCATTTCTTTGTGTCTTACTTTTCTGTATTAtactcattttgaaaggaaaaatgtttaggttcatcctgcttctcctcctcttctcctctcctccatctGACCAAGAGACCatgatgaagcaggaagccaggcttcccccttcatcccccagaggtgggggaacctcagagcccgctagtctgagctccctcagatgcccccagtgcagtgaggggagtttccctttgcagggtcccttttggcactgacaccacaggagctcaggggcacagagtcaggctcagacaagTACAGGCAGAGTGAGACAATAAGTACCATGTCcactaggagagctcagctccaatGGCCACAATCAGGCTGTGATCTCAcatccctctcctgcaagggtggcagctggctgtcaccatgggctgatcccttccctctgcagagctccaacactcaaagcagagtaggagtggaggggaggggagattCTAGATGAAGCTTGTGGGGATGGACCCTCTGCTGCACAGGACCGTCCCCACACCACCACAGCAGGCATTTGCTGCCTGAAGACTTCCCTtgggggctgcagctttcctgcagaggtggccacccacagcagcagatccttctcttttcacGACTGCTTCGTCTCATTTCCACACTGACCTACCGTGCTCTGATGTGTGTTTATGGCCCAGGAGTTCTCTTAACCTTAAAAGGAGAGTGGTAGGGTTGTATTTTGATGGTCATGTGTCCTGTGACTACAGGCAGGACCAGGCCATGGGCACCCTTGTGTCAGACCTGGCTTCCAGAATCAATTTCCTATAATAAAAAGGATCACCCTTGTGACGTGCCTGAAGTCTGGCGTTTCTTTAGAAcctggagtcaaaaatatgcccacgGGATTGCACCATGAAAGGGTCAGCTCTTCTGCTTGTGAACTCGGTGGGATCCAGGGGAAGAGCTCAGAGGCCCTGGGTGATCTGTTAGGCACTGAGGACTGGAGTCAGGGCTCATCTCTTGGTGTTTAGTAGAGATAGTGAATGGTCTCTGAATTACTTTCCCAGGGCTGTTCCCACAGGTGtcagtgctgatgagagatgcccattgttgtggaggggaatctccaggagatcgccaggagagctcaggggatgtcgAGGCAcagtgtgtgcctggggtgggcagtgattggagcctcccaaagtgagggagggtccatggtggagtaaccagaaggtaaagcactaaatccaggtatgcatgGGGAAAcaagggctctgcagtccccagagaggcagaggggacccaggaggtgcagggaagggggacaggagagtgattcctgcacctccagtgaaacaccacaggctggacaccacagtgcacacccaaacacatctcctgccatggGCAACACCCTGggcgtcactctgagcaccatccatgagcacagacacagggcagcagtatcagtggtggtgatccctgtgCAGCTGTGTCTGCTTGCCATCCCAGCCAGCatggccagagctgagtcaggagtcaccccatggccccgtggcccTACAGCCgctcaccctgcagagcagcaccaccagcctggggccctgcactgagcacaggggaggggatgCAAGAACAACCAGACCAGCATGTACacactgacctggggaaaggctctctggggagcagggacatccaaggagaaaagcagggctagaaaatgagaacgagaaacaggtttctctgggcaccagctcggggcaggggcctctgtccctggggcagcaggaggtgccggaggggctgcagggccagggctgtcgtggtgtgctgggcagtggggtgggcatggagggtctgcaggcagccagggagggggatctcgtgggcacaagatcaggggagaaagagagtgaccagcctcactgtggggccttGTCCTCCTTGCCGAGGATCTGCTCCCCTTCTCCTTTGGCCATGCCAGCATTACGgtgtggacatgcctgtgcctggccctgcacctctggggtcctcccctgaccctgtccccatcctgttgACCTGGCTGCCCATCTCTTGCtgggacctgccccctcactacagccaagaaagccttggcaagggaagctgggacctGAGCAGATCCCAGAGGTTGTACATACAAAAGGTGACCCTATATCCACAGCAGCAACTCTTGCCTGAGAGCCAATGTGAAGGTGTAAGGAGTGCTTCAGATTTGGACTCTTTCTCAGCTAACACTGCACAAAGAGTCttagctgcaggaaaaagtgagCGCAGCCACTTGGGTCTGCTTTGTGCaggaggctgcactggagacctccagaggtcccctcccaCCACAACGCCTCTGCGACTCCATGAATTCTTGCCCCTCAGTCTCTGCTCTGGCACAGCTGGCTCGGGGATGAGAGCTCCTAGGGCAGAGCAagcccagctgggagagcatcaggaGGAAGATCCaaaggtgcctggctcagccTTGGGCTTTGGAAAATTCCCTCACACACCCCAAGAGGCTCCATctgcctcttcccccctgccctctgctctgctcctgttgACCAAAGAGGAGTCCAGCAAGGCcgggggactctcttccccacaaGGACGAGATGAGGGCCTTCATCAGCCCCACACTGCCTTTTCCACCCCTGGCCTTGGCTGCTGTGTGTGCCTgactctgcccacttgccttcaccacaGTCATGCctgcactggaagcccatcaAAAGCCCAGTGTGCCCACCCTTGAGCTGGTGTCTACCCTGAAACCGGAGcccagctgcccacaaaagcATCACCCAGCCATTGCCCTGGtcatgcagccgagggcaggaGTCCTCACCCCAATTTCCCTCCTGTTgcagatgagtgaggagtgatgcacttcactcgtaagagagaagcagcaatatgctTTATTGAGATAAGTTAGTGATTTAACAAAATTCAATCATAAATAAGACCATGATTTATCAAGGGTCAATGGCAAGGTCCACTTagttatttactgcgtggaggacagggtcagacaaaagtgtcaaggagatcctcccgttgagtcacgaggttTAGTCATGAGGTTCACCCCCcatttatggggtaagatgattgcCTCATGGTCATATGTGCATACTAGATGGATTTTAGTTGGTGCATGCCCAATTACCTTCTGTGTAGGTGGTGTTTACGAAGAGGTCAGGCTGAACGGGAGGAAGAGCACATCACGGGGGGAAGGAGTGCTCCGTCACACCTGTATTTGGAGATTTTTACTGCTGGGACGCCTGTCCCAAACTCCCCCTCTTTTGattcatttctcctttcttccaccaCCTTTCCCACACAAAGGGATTTGACTCTGCGACGTGCGTCATGAGCCCATGGCAGGAGCAATCAGAGGAGGCCATGTCCAGCCTTGTAGCTCAGGAGCTCCTCTGCATCTTGGGAGGTCACAGCCACTTGGCTTTTCCAGGCCACTGCTCTGAGCTCTTGTGcagacatttgctttttcagGGGGCTCCCCAGGCTCCCCAGATTTTCAGCGTGGCATTTTCCTACAGTCAGTCCTTTCTTCACAGTCCTGATCTATTACGCATGGGAAAAAGAGTGTACAGTGGACTGAGGTGTGACCCTAGGAAAAGTCACCGAAGAGCACAGAAAGCATTGAGTAGCTTAGAGTCACCCTCAGGCCATTCAGTCCAAATCTTCTCTCTTTCACACCAAACTCAGGCTTCAGCCTGCAGCCACTGAAGCCAATGAAGGGAGTGGGCGTTGGCTTTTTCCCCCACCCCTCATGGCTGAGCTTGAGCGGAAGTCCTAAGGCTTTaactaaaaagttaaaaaacatgTTCTATCACTGAAAAAGTCATATTCCTGGGCATGTTACTAGAGGCAGAGCAAATCAGAAGTTCCCCCGGGAGCTCTCCCCCATGGGCAAGCATGGGCACATCTGCCTCCAGCCACCTGGCCACTGGCAGAAATATCTttcaattgttttaaaatgtttgcagtaCCTGGGCACTCTGTTGATCATACCGCTCTCTCCAAGGCTGGTAGTCTACCAGGTCAGCCTTACCTTTATGTGGCTTCACTTTGGTCGAGACTGCCAAGAGGCTATTTTTGTCTCTCTCACTGCActcgcctggctgcctgcactCTTGCTACTGCTACCCAGGCTAACAGCGCCTGTCTTTGCTACAGGAGCAGCCTGAGGACTCCTTGTCAGCTTGATGTCCACCAACAaccccaggtcctttcctgcaaagctgcttcccaaTCAGTCAGCCCCAGCATGTCCAGCTGCACGGGGTTATTTCATCTCAGGGACAGGACTTGGCTGAACTCCCTGTATCCTTGGTCAGCCCATATCACCAGccttttgctgctcctctgctttgcagccctgccctccagcatgtCACCCACCCACCCCAATTTTGGTGTTGCCCATGAACCAGCTGAGAGCACGCTCCATCCCATCATCTGCATCACTcatcaaggcaaacagcattggctccagtagtgacctctgaagaacatcactggtagccattagtccgttggactttgcaccactgttctcccCCTTTGGAGCCATGCAGTCTCCAGCTAATTTCCTACAAAATCCAGTGCATACGGCTCCAtcccacatctgcccactttggcAACAAAAGTGCTAGGGAagaccatgtcaaaggccttcctccattcaagCTATACAGCATGCAGGGCACTCCTcttgtccacacagccagtcacCCCATCCCAGGAGGCAATCTGGTGGGTCGGGCACAAGTTGCCCTCCATGgcttcatgctggctgatcccaatcccttcatggggctggaaatcactcccacAAAGATTTGCTTCCCAGAGGCTGAGGTGACACggagcagtctgtcctttcccagaggctctttcttgtccttctggaaggtggatgcaatgtttggggggaaggtggggagggctgggactggagagcagctgtggggctgtgccagctcctacCACACCGCTGGTCCCTGcggtttggggagaggggagatggggcagcacgGGGGTGGTGGCatggtcagcagaggaaggggagggagcagtGGAGGCTGCAGCAAGGGGTCATGGCTGGTGTTTGAGCAGCACAGAGGTCACCATGATCATCTCATATGCAAAAGTCCCGCACTGACCCCAGGCAGAAACAGGCCACTGCCCTGGTGCCCGGTgccaccctcccagcaggacagggacataggaggagggcgctctgcctgtcccagtgctcaggacctgctccccgaggccggcacagctttgcctgaggggcctcttggtgctcagcctctgctctgccctggctggggcagggacaagagctcgtggggcaAGGCTGGGAGAGCTCTCCTGGTGGTTTTTCTTTTGCAGGGGAGCCGTGAGGAGCATCGGGGCTCCCAGTCGCACCCCATCCCTGCACCTGTGCACGGCCCCATGGCCCCGCTGTGCAGGCATCgcccagggcagggtgtgttcagggctggggacacgtccccccGGCAcggtccccaccacagccctcggtgCACCGTCCCCCCACAGCCATCCTGCTCTGGCACCCTTCCCCAGCACCtggaccctgcccagccccggccgtgTCCCATGCGGGggtcagcacacagccatggcccagggtctgccggggtcggggctgggagagaggccgggcagggctggtcGTTCCCCTCCATGCAggcactgagcccagcaggacagagcagcaaaACACACCCCTGCAGTATTTCCCTGCCTTTCTGTGTGCACCTAAACCTTTCTTTGGAGCACCTTAGCCCTGGGGAACAGTCTTGGCTCCTGGGGTGGCGAGGAAGGCA from Struthio camelus isolate bStrCam1 chromosome 29, bStrCam1.hap1, whole genome shotgun sequence carries:
- the LOC138062750 gene encoding olfactory receptor 14A16-like, whose amino-acid sequence is MYFLLLNLSLLDLGSISTTVPKSMANSLRDTRAISYAGCAAQVFFFFFLCSAEYCLLTVMAYDRYVAICRPLHYAMLMDTRACVKMAAAAWATGFLNALLHTANTFSIPLCQGNVVDQFFCEIPQILKLSCSHSYLREVGLIVLSLGLALGCFVFIVLSYVQIFRAVLRMPSEQGRHKAFSMCLPHLSVVSLFISTGLFAYLKPPSMSSPALDLVVAVLYSVVPPTVNPLIYSMRIKELKDALEKLFQSVQC